The genomic DNA GGAAGAGGGCGAAGCTCTGGAAGACCGTGGCCATGCCCTCCACCGGACCCTCCACCCGCCTGCCCTGGAAGCGCACCTCCCCCCGGTCCGGGGGGATGAGCCCGGCCAGGATGCGGAGAAGGGTGCTCTTCCCCCCGCCCGACCGCCCCAACAGGGCCACGATCTCCCCCTCCCCCACGGCGAGGTTCACGCCTTCCAAAACGGGGAAAGGCCTCTCCCCCGCGCTAAAGGCCTTGCTCACGTCCTCCGCCTCCAAAAGCATCCCAACCTCCTATAGGCGGTACCTCTCCTCCGCCAGGCGGTAAAGCCGCCGCCAGACGAGGCGGTTTAGGGCCACCACGTAGAGGCTCATCACGGCGATGCCGAGGAGGAGGTGGGGCCCTTGGCCCTCCGCCAGGGTCCAACGGGCGATGTAGCTTCCAAGGCCCGTGGCCTCGAGGGTCTTCCCATGCCACGTGACCACCTCGGCCACAATGGAGGCGTTCCACGTGCCCCCGCTCGCCGTGATGAGGCCCGTGACCAGGAAGGGGAAGCAGGCGGGGAGGAGGAGGCGCCGCCAGAGCGCCCAACCCCGCAGGCCAAACCCCCGCGCCGCCTCCTTCAGGTCCCCGGGAACCGCCATGCTCCCGGCCATGACGTTGAAGAGGATGTACCACTGGGTGCCCAGGGCCATGAGGAAGGCGGAGAAGACCTCGAGGGACAGGTGGAAGCGCAGGAGGAGGTAGGCGAAGAAGGGGTAGAGGAGGTTGGCGGGGAAGGCGGCCAAAAACTGCAACAGGGCCTGGACCCGCACGGCAAGCCGGGGCCTTTGGCCGAGGAGGATGCCCACGGGAACCCAGACCACGCTGGCGAGGAGCATAACCCCGAGCACCCGCAACAGGGTGAAAAACCCCAGGGCGAAGGCGTGGGCCACCTCGGCGAGGCTCAAGGGGCGGAGGGTGGCGAAGAGGGCCGCCAGGCCCCATAGGGCCAGCAGGGCCAGGGCGGCGTAGAGGGGCCAGGTGGGGAGGCGAAGGGGACGGGGGGGACGGAGGCGACGCTCGTAGCGGAGGAGGGCCTCCAGGGCCCAGTCCGCTCCCCTTTCCGCAAGGCCCCGCACGGTACGGGTGCGCCGCAAGAAGTCCAGCACCCAGCTCCTCGTCGGTTCCTGTCCGGCCCTTTCCTCGTACTTGAAGCGCTGGCTCCAGGCCACGAGGGGGCGGAAGAGGAGCTGGTCGTAGAGGACGATTACGCAAAGCATGGCCAAGACGGCGAGGGCCAAGGCCTCGAGGTTGCCCTGGGCCAGGGCGGAGGCCATGTAGGACCCGATCCCGGGCAGGTCCACCTCCGTCTTACCCACGGCGATGGCCTCCGAGGCCACCACGAAAAACCAGCCCCCGGACATGGACATCATGGCGTTCCACACCAGCCCGGGAAGGGCGAAAGGGAGCTCCAACCGCCAAAACCGTTGCCAAGGGGTGAGGCGGAAAAGCCTGGCGGCCTCGTCCAGCTCACGCGGCACCGTCTTCAAGGCCTGGTAGAAGCTGAAGGCCATGTTCCAGGCTTGGGAGGTGAAGACGGCGAACACGGCCGCCAGCTCGTACCCCAGGGCCCGCCCCGGGAAAAGGCCGGCCAGGGTCCCCACGGACGCTGCCAGGAAGCCTAGGATGGGCACCGACTGGAGAATGTCCAAAAGGGCCACCAGGAGGGGCTCGAGGCGGGTCTTGGCCGCCAGGGGTGCGTAGAGGAAGGTGAAGAAGGTAGAGAGGATGAGGGCGAGCCCCATGCGGAAGGCGGTGCGCAGAGCGTACCCCGGTAGGTGGATGGGGTCTAAGGCGATGGGCGTCGGGGCAAAGGGGCCCGCCGCTTCCTGGGAGGCCCTCAGGAAGAGGGCGAGGAGCCCCAGGGTGAGGCCCAGGGCCAAGAGGTCGTAGCGGTTGGGCCGCTCGCGCAGGATGGGTACCATGGCTGGATGTCCGGTTTGGCTGGACTACTGCCGCCCTGCGCATTCTACGCCGGCACGGCCTTCTCAGAGTAGCCCGAAGAGGCTCAGGAGGAGCACCGCCAGCACGAAGAGGGTGATGCCCACGAAGGACCAGTCCCCCTCTTCGGCGAAGAGGAGGGCGGAAAGGGCGACCCGGACCACGGGGGTGAGGACGAGAACGTAAAGCCCCGCACAGGCCAACCCCTCGGCGACCCGGGGAGCCATGCCTAGAATCCCCAAGTGCCCGAGCCCCCCCAGGGCCAGGAGCGTCGCCGCCAGGAGGACCCCGTAGCGGAGCACGAGGGCAAGGAGGTTCCTTTGCCTCACCCCTTACCCCCTTCTAGGATCATCTCCAAACCCAGGCCGGCGATGGCCAGGGCGAACACCCGCCTAAGCCGGGGCGTGGGGCTTGCCGGCAAGAGCCTAGCCCCCCAGAAGGCCCCTAGGAGCACCCCGAGGACCACGGGGAGCGCCACCCCGGGGTCCACGTAGCCCCGGCGGAAGTACAGCCCTGCGCTGGCCGCCGCCGTGACCCCGATCATGAAGTTGGAGGTGGTGGTAGAAATCTTGTAGGGGAGGCCCATTACCCGATCCATGGCCAGGACTTGAGGGCCCCTGAGCCGATGCCCAAAAGGCCCGAAAGCGCCCCGGCGAGCCCCATGAGGAGGAAGCCCTGGGGCAGGTGGCGCACCCCGTAGGCCGTTTCGCCCCTTGGGCTGGGGTAGCTTCCAGGGAGCCGGAGCTTTAGGGCAAGGGGGTGGGAAGGAACGGTCCTGGTGCGCATCCGCCGCACTCGTCCGAGCCCAAGCCGTCTACCCCAAAGTGCCCAAGAAGACAGAGGCAGCAGGTGTCAGCGCTTTGGCTCTCGGGTTCTTGGCCTTGGCCCAGGTGGCGTAGATGGGGGCGCAGGCGCCCAGCTACCAAGGCTCCATCCCTGTACAACAGGACTACGCCACCGAGGCGGAGGAGGCCTCCGCTTACCAGGCTCTGGCCAAGGTGACCGCCCAGGAGGCGGTGAAGGTGGCGCTGCAGGCCCTTTCCACCACGGCGGCCCCTGTGCGGGTGTCCTTGGGGAACGAGAACGGGTACCTGGTGTGGGAGGTGGTCCTGGCGGGCCGAGAGGTCAAGGTGGATGCGGGCACGGGCCAGGTTCTCCACCGGGAGGCCCTGGGCAAGGAGGAGGGGAAGTCCGCCGGGGAGCACGGGGAGGAGAGCCACGAGGGCGGCGAAGGGGAGGTAGAGGACGGGCCGTAGCCTACGGGTGAGGGGGTCGGGCAACCCACCCCCTTTTCCTCATCTTGGGGGACGTATGCGCGAAACGCTTTTCGCTCTCGTGGTTCCTTGGGCCATCGCCATGGCACAAGCGTTGCCGACCTTAGGTTTTAGGGATACGGCGGGAAAAGCCCAGGCCTGGGCCCGGCTCGGCAACCCTCCAGAGGAGATCAGCCTATTCTGCTCCTAGGGGAAGCCCGTGTACAGCGTGGACCTGGCCAAGGGGCGGGCTCCCTTGCAAGTGTACGTGGATGGGGTTACGGGGAAGGTCTTAGGCTCCAAAAGCCTGAAGGAGCGGGCCTTGAGGGCCAAGGCTTGGCTACGGGAAAACCCAGGCATTCCCCTAAAGGAGGCCATCGCGCTAGCGCAACGGACCTTAGGCGCACAGGAGTTCCCGCAAGAGGTAGCCTTCCCGCGCCCCCAAGGAAGGCCGGTATTGCAGGTGGATTGCAGCCGGGAGCAGGTGCTCCTGGATGCGCGGACCAGGGCCTACTTGGGTAAGTGGCCCACGGGTCGCTGAGGCGCTTTCGGGAGCCCGTTGAGTAGGGGTATCCGGGGATATCGCCAGGACGAAGGGGCTTCCCCTTTGTCCCTTTCCCTAAGCTATAGGGAAGGGAGTTGTCGCCCAATGGCAAGGAAGGGTGCCGAATGTTTCCAAGGCGTGGCTTAGAGAGGAGCGCAATGCGACAGGCTGGAGCTCTCCTTTTGCTCTATGGAACCCTCTTCGGGGCGCTTTTACTTTTCGCCGAGCTGGCGGAGCACGTGTACCGGAAGGAGGGGTTCGGGTTTGATGGGCCCATCCTGACCTGGTTCCACCAAATCCGCAGCCCTGTGGGTGACTGGGTGGCGCTCACGCTGACCGGGAGCGCCTCTTTGCCCCTAATGGTCCTCTGGGTGCTGGGACTTGGTCTTTGGGCAGCGCTCAGGAAACGCCCCTGGCTCCCCTTCTTGCTCCTCGTAGGGGGGACCGAGTTGCTGAACCTGGCCGGAAAGTTCCTCTTCGCCCGGCCACGTCCTCACCTCTTTCCGCAGATCACGCCCGAGTCCGACTTTAGCTTCCCTTCCGGCCACACCATGGCGAGCCTGGCCCTGGCCTTGGGCCTCTACTGGCTCTTGGAGGACGAGCCTGGGCGGGCCAGGAGGGTCTTGGCCTTGGCCTCCCTGTAGGCGGTGGCCGTGGCCCTTTCCCGGCTGTACCTCCAGGTGCATTACCCTTCCGACGTGCTGGCGGGCTGGGCCCTTACCCTGGCCTGGTTCGCCGCCCTGAGGCTCGTTTGGAGGTGGAGGGGTGCGTGTCCTCCTGGTAGAGGATGACCCTCGGGTAGGGGAGCCTGTCCAGGAGGCCCCCCAAGGGGAGGGCTACGCCGTGGACTGGGTGAGGACCGGGGAGGAGGCCTTGGGGTTGGTTTCCGCCTTCCCCTACGACCTGGCCATCCTGGACGTGATGCTTCCCGGCATGGACGGCTTTGCCCTCCCGCGAAGGCTCAGGGGGGATCGGGGCCGATCATGGCGTTTTGCACCACGTTGGAGAGGAGGAGCAGGGTGAGGAGGTCCAAAGGGGTCATCTGCCCCAGCACCTTTTTCCCACTCAGCCGGAGGAAAAGGAGAAGGGTTAGGTAGACCACCCCCACGCGGAGGAGGGTGAAGAGCACGGTAACGGGGTCGCCGAGGGCTTCCAGCCAGGGATTGCCCATACACCCATGATGCGGCAGGGGGGCGGCAAAGCGGGTTTGGAAGGCCGGCTGGGGCCCCCAGGTGACCTTCCCCTTAGGGGGTGTGCCCAGGGGGCCCCGCCTTGGGGCGCCTTCCCGCCGGGGCTACCCTCCCCCTAGCCGCCCCAAGGTGAGGCCCACCAGGAAGACCAGGCCCCCGCCCACCAACACCTGGGCCACCGTGGCCCCCAAGGGGCTACGCATGTACCGGTAGCGGATCCAGGCGATGGCCAGGAGCACCAACACCACCACGGCGGGGGCCAGGGCCACCCCCATGTGGGGTATGAGGAGGGGCAGGGTGTGGAAGGTTTCCCCTCCGGTGACGCTCCCCCGGAGCACGGGGTGCCCGCGGCCCGAAAGCTTCCCGTCGTCCGAAAGCGCTTCCGCGAGGCCCATGGAGAGGGCAGCCCCCAAGGCGGCCGCTATTCCCACCAGGAAGGCGCTATGGGGGTTGCCCGTGAGTCCGGCGGCGGCGAAAAGGGGGGCCAAGGTGGAAACGGAGCCGTCCATGAGCCCAAGAAGGCCCGGTTGGACCACCTGAAGGACGAGGCGGTGTTCGTCTTCGGGCAGGGTGCGGGGGTCCATGGCCTCAGGTTACCGCGGGCTAATTCTTACTGCAAATGAGTCTCGTTAGCAACCATTTTCCCCCACTTCAACCCCCTGCGGACGGAAGCTAGGGTAAGGGTGGGGGATCTAGACCTCCCCTCCCGCTCGGTTCTTCCGCCTAAAGGCGGAGGTACACCCCTTTGCGGTCCAAGAGCCACAG from Thermus hydrothermalis includes the following:
- a CDS encoding response regulator, which produces MRVLLVEDDPRVGEPVQEAPQGEGYAVDWVRTGEEALGLVSAFPYDLAILDVMLPGMDGFALPRRLRGDRGRSWRFAPRWRGGAG
- a CDS encoding DUF1634 domain-containing protein, whose amino-acid sequence is MRQRNLLALVLRYGVLLAATLLALGGLGHLGILGMAPRVAEGLACAGLYVLVLTPVVRVALSALLFAEEGDWSFVGITLFVLAVLLLSLFGLL
- a CDS encoding PepSY domain-containing protein — its product is MGAQAPSYQGSIPVQQDYATEAEEASAYQALAKVTAQEAVKVALQALSTTAAPVRVSLGNENGYLVWEVVLAGREVKVDAGTGQVLHREALGKEEGKSAGEHGEESHEGGEGEVEDGP
- a CDS encoding VIT family protein, coding for MDPRTLPEDEHRLVLQVVQPGLLGLMDGSVSTLAPLFAAAGLTGNPHSAFLVGIAAALGAALSMGLAEALSDDGKLSGRGHPVLRGSVTGGETFHTLPLLIPHMGVALAPAVVVLVLLAIAWIRYRYMRSPLGATVAQVLVGGGLVFLVGLTLGRLGGG
- a CDS encoding ABC transporter permease translates to MVPILRERPNRYDLLALGLTLGLLALFLRASQEAAGPFAPTPIALDPIHLPGYALRTAFRMGLALILSTFFTFLYAPLAAKTRLEPLLVALLDILQSVPILGFLAASVGTLAGLFPGRALGYELAAVFAVFTSQAWNMAFSFYQALKTVPRELDEAARLFRLTPWQRFWRLELPFALPGLVWNAMMSMSGGWFFVVASEAIAVGKTEVDLPGIGSYMASALAQGNLEALALAVLAMLCVIVLYDQLLFRPLVAWSQRFKYEERAGQEPTRSWVLDFLRRTRTVRGLAERGADWALEALLRYERRLRPPRPLRLPTWPLYAALALLALWGLAALFATLRPLSLAEVAHAFALGFFTLLRVLGVMLLASVVWVPVGILLGQRPRLAVRVQALLQFLAAFPANLLYPFFAYLLLRFHLSLEVFSAFLMALGTQWYILFNVMAGSMAVPGDLKEAARGFGLRGWALWRRLLLPACFPFLVTGLITASGGTWNASIVAEVVTWHGKTLEATGLGSYIARWTLAEGQGPHLLLGIAVMSLYVVALNRLVWRRLYRLAEERYRL
- a CDS encoding sulfite exporter TauE/SafE family protein: MDRVMGLPYKISTTTSNFMIGVTAAASAGLYFRRGYVDPGVALPVVLGVLLGAFWGARLLPASPTPRLRRVFALAIAGLGLEMILEGGKG